The genomic interval taaacGGCTCCTCTTAATCATAATAGCTaaaatactaacgattataatttatattatatactgttttggggtgcggccacaggcctgagggtaTCAgggaggaagtggggctccCGGAGGATTCGAGGGTTCAGCGTTGAATTGcaagggggcggaggaggttaaCATAGCTATTTTCGTGCCGGCCATGCGGCTTGATCTGTCTAATCGGACGATAGTTCTTGATGCGGCTACTATACCGGCTAGGAATAACCTTGCACAGCAGCATGCGAGGGTTATTCGGGACACGATGAAGACGAACAAGCTGGTTGGGATGAATGTGACGCTGGATGagctgaggttgttggaggaggttttgggttCGATGGTTGAGAGATGTAGGGAGTGGGAGCACAAGGAGGAGTGCGAGTACTTTACGGGTGGTAAGGCAATGGCCCGTCCCATTGGTATTGGGACAGGGGGGGAAATTATTTGTGACTGTGGGTTGGGCGTTTTTCCAGAAGGCTATCATTTGGACTATATGGGGAACACGTGGAAGCATGCCAGGAAGTCTTGTGTGCGGGCGGCAATATTACCGGTGTTTGCCAGCTCGTTGGTGAATGAGCTACCTTTGCCGCCTGTGTTGAGTTCGCTGCCCACTCCGTCACcgacgctggtggtggctcCCGCCAGTACCGCGAGGCAGACGATACCGAGTATTCCTGTgcagggaaggggaaaggagCAGTGCGCAGAcagatgatggagaggagcTGATGAAGTGCGCAAAGTGCAAGAAGGCGAGATATTGCAGTCAGAAGTGTCAGAAGATTGACTGAAAGGATCACAAGAAGGCGTGTCGGTGAGAAGGCATGGTTGGATGATGTATGGCATGTTTGAGATTTGTATGTGTATTGTGGACCTGAGGTGGGTATGGTAGATGGAACAAAGCTCTGAAAGATAGCTGTAATTTGTAGAAGAAAACCATGTTGTCTGCCGACCTTTATTAAAAACATATTGCTTGTAGGGGTGATTGTTGTGCATGCtaggggttagggttgtcAGGTCATCTCGTCTGGGCTCCAGTCAGTCGTTAGACATTTGCAACCCCGCATTCACGCTTAGGAGGCCATCAAAGCCGCAACACTCCCAACTGAAGCCATCAAAAAACCCCATTATTGAAGACCTCTTGTCTCAGTAGCCACAAGGCCTTTCTAATCCACCCAATAGTCCAGAAAAAAAATGGCGGACATCTCCATCCGCAAATGGATCCGCTGGGAGCCTCACTcccccacaccaccaacgtcCGTCATCGtgctcacctccccccaacgTCGTTTTGTCGATATCAGAGTCATCCTCCCGCTTCCTACCCCTCCAGACTCGGAATTGCCACTAGAGCAACTAGAGTGGGCTATCGCAGGCACGTCGACTTCTTCCCCGGTTTTGAACCCCAAGACGAAAGAAGTGGAGTATTCGCATTGTGTTTGGAGTCACTGGATTGATTCACGGGTCAATAACAGGGATGCTGGGGCTGACGAGGGAGATAATTACCCTGTGGAGGGACACCCCGAGTTGACgctggaaagggggaggatggtgaacCCCGCTagtgggagggtggaggggtacGAGGAGATGTGGGTGGCTGGGGAAgtgagggcggtggagggagTGGGGTGTGTTGTTTTGGAGTATGATGCTGatttgaagggggaggaggggtgggctcgaggggaggggggaaccAAGGGGAGGTCGaaagggtggggagggggatggtggttcgGTTGGGGGGTATGTAAAGGGTTTttgagggatggggaggatgtgagggttgagaggtgggtttgggaggggaaagaggaaagtgggagaagagggttaGGATTGGgagtgggggggttgggggggggggggtgattCCGGTTGAGTTTGTTACTGAGGTTGGGGGCagatggaggttggggatgaggttatgggtgtgggtggaaggaggtggaaaGTTGTTGAGAAGAGTTTGGTTTAAGAGGCGGAATGTGGTGCTACACGACTGTCTTGGATTTGAGTCTCTATAATTGTCGAAAGTGGCTTCTTGGCTTGAGGCATGGCCGCTCTGCCGCCGCAGCCGTGCCATCACGGGCCGCTCTGAGGCTGAAGTCTAAACCCCCCGTAGCTGATCCTTGGCGGTCAGATTGGGAAGTCTTGCCTAAGCCGTGTTGAAGTCTTGGATGGAGTCCCAGTTGCGATCTGACTGTCAAACACCGATGAGTCAGCACTGGCGTCGCACGCCCAATGTATGGCCGGTTTCAAGATGTAGGTGGCTGACAATATTGGACTGACGGAGAAGCCATACAACGTCAAAAGCTTCAAAATGTCCATGAAGCTGCCTACAAAGCCAGAAAATATGAACTTTTGATCATCACATTCCATCCATTCATTCTCTTTCAGGTTATCATCGACAATAACCAACGCTGAATCTGGCATTCGGCTTCCTCTCTTTACTTCGATCTTTTTGTTAACGGCGTCAATAATCTATTCAACTCAAAATGAACCcttaccagcagcagcaacatcagcCCATCCCTTACAGCAATTTCGGCACCACTGGCGGTCACGTAGCCTCCTACAATACCGGAAGACACGCCCAAGCTAACCCAGGAACGCAAAGCTTCAGCGGCTATGGTAATGGCGTTGCCTACGCCCAGCCCATCCCTCATGCCTCCCAGGCCGCCTTGACCTCCCACTTTGCAGACAGCGCCCGCACCCAAGTCAACTACGCCCGTACCCACAACGGCCGTCCAGGCTCATCCGCCGAACGTGAACAATACCAAaacatcccctccaacatccaAATGCCCGGTGCAGCAGCCACCTACGTCGCCCCCGGAACAGTCTACGGCGGGCCTGGGAACTCTGACCCGAGACGTGGAAATGTCATGTATGCTTCTACCTCGCTGAAGGGCAACCCCCCAGGACCGACACGGAACAATCACGCACGCGTGGCGCCTACGTTGAACGGTGCTGTTCCGGCAAACCatgacaagaaaaagaagtgTGCCGAGCCGGCGGTGTTTAGCAACTATGCATATGACCACAGGGGAACACAGGCGCAGAACATGGGTGGGAGTGTCTATCCGATTACTACGAATGGCAACACTTACTTGCCGCCTTGTGGGCATGCCAACCCGAATGTCAAGCCTGGTTGTAGGCATTGTGTGGCTGCTATTGGAGCCACTTCTCGATCTTAAGTCTTGAAGAGAGatgtttggggttggcggtgttCGGGGATTTGTTCACACTGGAGTTGGGAGCTGAGGGTTAGTGTACTaggatgagggttggggtACTAGATATCTACGCACCTGGGCTTGGTGGTGTTAAACTCAAAAGTCAGGTAACCAGCCGCAGCGCACACACTTCTGGATTTTGCACGCCTGCATAGACCAATATCTTCCATCTATTAATCCAtccaaaccctcccaacTTTTGAAAgttttcttattttttttcttccctcgCCCTTCGGGGCATTCGGTCAATTTGAAACAATACAGAGAAAATTAGCATGGCACTTGGACCAAGGATGACACGCTACTCAAAGAGAGGCTCTCAATTTTTTCATCACGATCGTGGTTATGCTGCGATATGGGGAAGAACTTGCGTTGGAAATTTGATGCTGTGTTGCTCACGCGACCGGACATTAGTGTTTACCTCCACCGCCCTGTTCTCTATACGAATCTAGATAGCCTCAATCTAAACCGTCACTCCCTTCATCACCTTATCTTTATCCAACGAAAGCGTGTacacctcctcgtcctccgcAGTTCCATTCCTCGAAAACACCGTCCCAGCCGTCGACttatcccccccccaccttcgcctcatccaccaccctgcCATCAATCTTTCCaaaccaccccatcatcgtcgCGAACCTAAGCAGAAACCAAAAAgcacaccaaaccaaccccaccacaaaCGCAGTAGCTCTTTCTTGAAGAAATTTTTCTTTGTCCGTCATTGGCGTCCCATCGTCTTTTAGTACGCTTCCCGTCGGTTTATCAGACGTCATGAGCGGAGAGACAACATGAATGTTGTCGGCGAAATGCTCCCAGTCGTTGAGGTAGTAGCTTTCGTGATAGAGGTGGACGACCCAGGGGAGGTCGTTGACGAGGAGCATCACCCAGAGGTAGCGCTTTAGTAGTGTGACGTCGCGGgagcgggggtggaggagggtcaGGCGCTTGACGTGGattggttggaggttggggacagaggagaagaggcccctgaggaagcagaggagCTCGATGATGccccagaggaggaaggggattttggggagggcgagagggggggtttgggtggggGTCATGGTGTCCTGGCCAATTCTGCTGGGAGAGGTTTTGTTGAAAAGCTGGTGGTAAACTTGGGGAATATGAAGCCGATGTATTCCAAAATGGAGAGTGATAAAGGGAAAGAGCAAAGCGCCAATGTGAGCACAAGTGCCGCTGCTGACGGACCAGGTCATGGCCTGGCGCCATGCCTGATTGGGCAAATATCAGCATTAGAAGCCACTGCTGAACTTGAACGCTGCTGTATTTCTGAGTCTGAGTATAAAAGGAAGTTTGTACAGAATACTGATGATTAGTCATATCTTTGTTGGTATCCCCCATTTTGTTGGTATGGGCTGGCAATCGGCGAAACGTGATGCCACTCCACGACCTCAGGATAAGGCTGGCTCATGCCGGCTGGCTTcaggttggtggtgctgtggctTTCAAACGCCATGGGGGAGCAGCCGTAgctctcctcatcaacacgCGTGTCAAGAGCGTCACCATATGACTGCACCATGCGGACAGAGTCTTCCTGTCCCTTGTATCCCGAGGGCGGGGCTGATCCGCTTGATGG from Podospora pseudoanserina strain CBS 124.78 chromosome 6, whole genome shotgun sequence carries:
- a CDS encoding hypothetical protein (EggNog:ENOG503P60B; COG:S) translates to MADISIRKWIRWEPHSPTPPTSVIVLTSPQRRFVDIRVILPLPTPPDSELPLEQLEWAIAGTSTSSPVLNPKTKEVEYSHCVWSHWIDSRVNNRDAGADEGDNYPVEGHPELTLERGRMVNPASGRVEGYEEMWVAGEVRAVEGVGCVVLEYDADLKGEEGWARGEGGTKGRSKGWGGGWWFGWGMEVGDEVMGVGGRRWKVVEKSLV